Proteins found in one Cobetia sp. L2A1 genomic segment:
- a CDS encoding AAA family ATPase — protein sequence MTQETSGQAQLALLGHFQLTLGDDTLTQFSYDKVKALLLHLLLHDQAVSRAALAELLWPDQGLSSGRTNLRHALHCLRQSLGEEADNLLTVSRQTIALTLPDYWELDLDELNALLLAPSSAATLVEILALYRGDLVEELSLTQCPDFQRWMIKVRGEWRQRVIQFAERVLATDEPISDDVLRTLVSRFSGYGPFHERLVRQLAEDGQSAAAHEQFNAFLQQLALSGQQPDPGFLQLARYWSDGKSEAMSALTPQGAISRTLSLDSAPLREDEIDHRQLSVMAIRLSVKDSHRDRVWARACLTLQIELLRWLEQQCHHLGGFWLPGATGGVGLACFGTHGPAHQLAELVALYEHCSKALSDEIVKLWDGEGKPPVFSLSAGLHSGQVIYLPERQLADPLGQVTQYSLELMTAAEGSELVISLEASQHMPPALDLQPRLTSRLLAADGRVRLRALVLGSSVATREASLPTLIGREGELRRLRDALARASIGLRQSVLVSGNSGMGKSALMVNFRQLEQSQDVGLCWMPTTRLSQLEPYSVVRALIRWRLDGHVNREAVEQLFETSEALQGVSEEARRSFHAILGTAEASSEDEVLIQSSETVERVVRVLHLVIEKAASLRPLVMMIDDLQWLDEPSLKVLAGLQARLPINIGFMLAASHNGRDSLAVKLNWDQHIALGRLDPMQVSRLLSHLSRRYRLHLSPRMRSQLIERCDGVPLYLQEICRRLDMDRREGRPVQLDELPKGLIGLLSSRIDQLEEGRDVAHAAAVLGRVFNLSFVRQSCEFEESRLKRAIENMQRLEIIEACSNDSEFDYQFTHQLIQEAAYLSCPRDVRRRIHHQVVALIEDKYPAWIGRHPGYFAVHLRKSQNFSRAARYFELSARESLKISANRTALKMADNGLACLKHVDGQEEREASLLTVRGQAGFALEGHGSRLAHESFVQARNLLNSPALIDEDEPDLEQAFIVKWGLWVGCSERHAHADAFALASGLSELAEGLSDIRYRRLADFARAHCEFWAGRVRVAGEHLDEIDPLNNAMVLEWLPFSDHPQVAAACLQSWTSCLRCDHVKAEQQAESAIRLAEEIGQPGSLAMALMFSTSLYRQLGHTHLATQRAERALELTRSADLHLWHMAAHGVLGWARAMNGDRDGLSMLQSSINEFAELTGRERHQRPNLWYMDAVMALGEHAAAEEYMEKVLLVAQERNSFYLAEVSYLVAALRAAQGLPTERIRSLIEQGMAYAIEQENPHHEAMGLATWLRLVDANDIERCARLKALLEELPGSDAPAVLGWHQLVEAAEGRARRKASSPA from the coding sequence CTGCTGGGACATTTCCAGCTGACCTTGGGTGATGACACGCTGACTCAGTTCAGCTACGACAAGGTCAAGGCACTGCTGCTGCATTTGCTGCTGCATGACCAGGCGGTCTCCCGCGCGGCTCTGGCTGAATTGCTCTGGCCAGATCAAGGGCTATCTTCCGGGCGCACCAACCTGCGCCACGCGCTGCATTGTCTGCGTCAAAGTCTCGGTGAAGAAGCAGATAACCTGCTGACAGTCTCGCGTCAGACCATTGCACTCACGCTGCCTGATTACTGGGAGCTGGATCTCGATGAGCTCAACGCACTGCTGTTGGCACCGTCGTCGGCTGCAACACTGGTCGAGATTCTCGCCTTGTACCGCGGAGATCTGGTCGAAGAGCTGTCGCTGACCCAGTGCCCGGACTTCCAGCGCTGGATGATCAAGGTGCGCGGTGAATGGCGTCAGCGTGTCATCCAGTTTGCTGAACGTGTTCTGGCGACCGATGAGCCTATCTCGGACGACGTGCTGCGCACGCTGGTCAGTCGCTTCTCAGGCTATGGCCCCTTCCATGAGCGCTTGGTGCGTCAGCTAGCCGAAGACGGTCAATCGGCAGCGGCACATGAACAGTTCAACGCGTTCCTTCAGCAACTGGCGCTGTCTGGTCAACAGCCTGATCCGGGATTCCTGCAGCTGGCGCGTTATTGGTCGGATGGCAAGAGCGAGGCGATGAGCGCCCTCACGCCACAGGGTGCCATTTCACGCACACTATCGCTGGATAGTGCTCCGTTACGTGAAGATGAGATCGACCACCGCCAGCTGTCTGTCATGGCGATCCGCCTCAGCGTAAAAGACAGTCATCGTGATCGCGTCTGGGCGCGTGCCTGTCTGACGCTGCAGATCGAGTTACTGCGCTGGCTTGAGCAGCAATGCCATCATCTGGGCGGCTTCTGGCTACCAGGTGCTACGGGGGGCGTAGGTCTGGCGTGCTTCGGAACCCATGGGCCTGCGCATCAGTTGGCCGAGCTGGTCGCGCTCTATGAGCACTGCAGCAAGGCGCTGTCTGATGAAATCGTCAAGCTGTGGGACGGTGAGGGCAAGCCTCCGGTCTTCTCGCTGTCGGCGGGGCTTCACTCCGGCCAGGTCATCTATCTGCCGGAACGCCAGCTGGCCGACCCCCTGGGTCAGGTCACTCAGTATTCGCTGGAGTTGATGACGGCAGCCGAAGGCAGTGAGCTGGTGATTTCCCTGGAAGCCAGTCAGCACATGCCACCGGCACTGGACCTTCAGCCGCGACTTACGTCGCGCCTGTTGGCGGCTGATGGCCGTGTACGGTTGCGCGCCCTGGTGCTGGGCAGCAGTGTCGCGACTCGCGAAGCTTCCCTGCCGACGCTGATCGGGCGTGAAGGCGAGCTGCGCCGTCTGCGTGATGCATTGGCGCGTGCCAGCATCGGCCTGCGGCAGAGTGTGCTGGTCAGTGGTAACTCCGGCATGGGCAAGTCGGCCTTGATGGTCAACTTCCGCCAGCTGGAGCAGAGTCAGGATGTGGGGCTGTGCTGGATGCCCACCACGCGTCTGTCTCAGCTTGAACCCTACAGTGTGGTGCGTGCGCTGATTCGCTGGCGCCTCGATGGCCATGTGAATCGTGAGGCAGTCGAGCAGTTGTTTGAGACATCTGAAGCGCTGCAGGGTGTCAGCGAGGAAGCGCGTCGCTCCTTCCATGCCATCTTGGGTACGGCGGAAGCGTCGAGCGAAGATGAAGTACTGATTCAAAGTAGCGAAACGGTCGAGCGCGTGGTGCGTGTGTTACATCTCGTGATCGAGAAAGCCGCCAGTCTGCGCCCGCTGGTCATGATGATTGATGACCTGCAGTGGCTCGACGAGCCTTCGCTCAAGGTACTGGCGGGTCTGCAGGCGCGTCTGCCGATCAATATCGGCTTCATGCTGGCAGCGAGCCACAATGGCCGCGATAGTCTCGCCGTCAAACTCAACTGGGACCAACATATTGCGCTGGGCCGCCTTGATCCGATGCAGGTCTCGCGTCTGTTGTCGCACCTGTCACGTCGTTATCGTCTGCACCTCAGTCCGCGTATGCGTAGCCAGTTGATCGAGCGTTGTGATGGTGTGCCGCTCTATCTTCAGGAAATCTGTCGTCGTCTCGACATGGATCGCCGTGAAGGGCGCCCGGTGCAACTTGATGAGCTGCCGAAGGGTTTGATCGGCCTGCTGTCCAGCCGTATTGATCAGCTGGAAGAAGGGCGCGACGTCGCGCATGCCGCGGCGGTGCTGGGTCGCGTGTTCAACTTGAGTTTCGTGCGTCAGAGTTGTGAGTTCGAGGAGAGCCGACTCAAGCGCGCCATCGAGAACATGCAGCGCCTGGAAATTATCGAGGCATGCAGTAACGACAGCGAATTTGATTATCAGTTTACCCATCAGCTGATTCAGGAGGCCGCCTATCTGTCTTGTCCGCGCGATGTACGTCGCCGGATTCACCATCAGGTGGTGGCACTGATTGAAGACAAGTATCCCGCCTGGATCGGACGCCACCCAGGCTACTTTGCCGTGCACCTGCGCAAGTCACAGAACTTCAGTCGTGCTGCGCGTTATTTTGAGCTTTCTGCACGTGAATCGCTCAAGATCAGTGCCAACCGTACGGCATTGAAAATGGCGGACAACGGCCTGGCGTGTCTGAAGCATGTTGATGGTCAGGAGGAGCGTGAAGCGAGTCTGCTGACGGTGCGTGGCCAGGCAGGCTTTGCGCTGGAAGGACACGGTTCGCGGCTTGCGCATGAAAGCTTCGTTCAGGCACGCAACCTTTTGAATAGCCCGGCATTGATTGACGAAGACGAGCCGGACCTCGAGCAGGCCTTCATCGTCAAGTGGGGCCTGTGGGTGGGTTGCAGTGAGCGTCATGCTCATGCTGACGCCTTTGCACTGGCCTCAGGGCTTAGTGAGCTGGCCGAGGGGCTGTCCGATATTCGCTATCGGCGTCTGGCTGATTTCGCACGTGCGCATTGTGAGTTCTGGGCGGGCCGTGTACGTGTCGCAGGCGAGCATCTGGATGAAATTGATCCGCTCAATAATGCGATGGTGCTCGAATGGTTGCCGTTCAGTGATCACCCGCAGGTGGCAGCGGCTTGCCTGCAAAGCTGGACGTCCTGCCTGCGTTGCGATCATGTTAAGGCCGAGCAGCAGGCTGAGTCGGCTATTCGCTTGGCGGAAGAGATCGGTCAGCCGGGTTCACTGGCGATGGCCTTGATGTTCTCTACTTCGCTATATCGCCAGCTCGGGCATACCCACCTTGCGACTCAGCGTGCCGAGCGCGCGCTGGAGTTGACACGTTCTGCGGATCTCCATCTGTGGCATATGGCAGCACATGGTGTGCTGGGCTGGGCACGTGCCATGAATGGTGACCGTGACGGCCTGTCCATGCTGCAGTCGAGCATCAACGAGTTCGCCGAGCTCACGGGGCGTGAGCGTCATCAACGGCCGAATCTGTGGTACATGGATGCGGTGATGGCATTGGGTGAGCATGCGGCGGCTGAAGAGTACATGGAGAAGGTGCTGCTGGTCGCTCAGGAGCGCAATTCCTTTTATCTGGCAGAGGTCAGCTATCTGGTCGCGGCGCTCCGTGCCGCGCAGGGGTTACCGACTGAGCGAATACGCTCGCTGATAGAGCAAGGGATGGCGTATGCCATCGAGCAGGAAAATCCGCATCATGAAGCCATGGGTCTGGCAACCTGGTTGCGTCTGGTGGATGCCAATGACATCGAGCGTTGTGCGCGCTTGAAGGCCTTGCTCGAAGAACTTCCGGGTTCGGATGCACCCGCAGTATTGGGCTGGCATCAGTTGGTGGAGGCCGCCGAAGGGCGTGCGCGTCGCAAGGCATCTTCACCAGCCTGA